The region ACATTCAAGATTTAAACATTTATATTTCTTttaatatatacatattataatttaaatccaGCAGAATTACAAAAAAAATGTGCAAGCAAAAGATTAAAAATTAAAATCGATACAGTATGCAGTGTACACACGCAGTCAAAAAGCCCAGATCAGGTAACTCGTCTATTCACTGTACACTCATATAGACACACAAAACAGAGGGAATTTACCAAACAAAAACCAGAGAATCCAACGTCGACATAATCAGAGTAGGACTTTAATTAGGGCTCCAAACCATCTCTCTTCGATTGGAGCTTCTACAATTGGTAAATGATTGAAACCCCGATTGTTTTTGTTTGTGTTTAAAATGTTGTTAAATTACTTTTTCTGTCCTTCCCTCACCACATTTCCCGCACCCCAGCATATCGGCTCGCCGATTTGTCGGTAAGCCACCTGGCGCACCCCGTAGCACCCCTCACCGTACGCGCACCCCCCTGCAATTCTTCACCCTATTGAAGTATCCCTGCTTTCCAGCTTATATGTGAATATTTAATATTATGTGAATGTATGCTTATGCTATTTGATACTAGTTTATATAGGAAAACAGACATTTAGAATGTGATAGAGCATCGGTGAGGCAGACTGCAGACATATGCAGCTACTATGAATATGAATGAATATCGAGATTATACAGCTACTATGTTTGTTGGCTTCACACCTTGGGTTTCAAGTTATATTATCATTAAAAGTCTACTCCTTGCTAGTTGTATTTGCTAGCTGTATTTGGTCTTGATATTATTATCAAAATTCTACTCCTAGCTAGTTGTTTAACCTGGAACAGAAAAGAGATTGGTAGAATCATGTAGAAGTTGTGCAGCGTACACAATACACAGATCAATTAATTTCAATGTAATAATAAGTTGTGAATGCTAAAATTGCTTGTTCAGGAACACAGAATTCATTTAAATTTTGGATTTTGTACAGAGGACATGTTTGGGTAACCAAAATAGTTTGGATCTGGATTTCATTCAATTACAAGACATTCAAATATAAGTATTAAATTGAGAATTTGTAATGACAGCTCAATTTATGtcatttaaatccataatttaaaatgTTTTTTCATGTCCTTAAACACAATTAAAAATGAATTTGCGTTGAAAGAATTATCAAAGTCGCATGGTTGTCTACTTGCATGGTTCCATGGGTCTTATGAGATGAATCCTATTATTCAATTGTACATCTGCTTTGCTAAGTGGTGTTAAGTCTGTACAAAATTATTGTCTGAATTGTGATTATGATGTTGCGAAGTCTGCTCTAATGTCATGAAACTGTTTATCATAAGAAAGGTGATACCATAATGTCAGCAAGACAACTGACTGAGGTCTAGGTCATGCATTATTTTCAGGAGCACTGTAGCACTATATGAAAGCTGAGGTCTAAGTCATGCACTTTCTTCAGTAACACTGTGGCACtatataaaaaaattcatttACTTGATATGCAACTCGAGGCTTTTTTTAATGTGTATAGTAGGACAACTGGTCAAGATATTTTGCTATTGAATAGTTAGTGCATCAACAATTCCAAAATCCATAAGCTGTGTTCCCCCTTATTGAAGATGTATTTTATTCCATGTAGTCCTCTAAACTTTACCTAGCTTTTTCTCTGGATATTTCCATGACAATAATTTGTTATCTGTGATGTCTTTTTCTATTGAATTACCCACTTTTTTAGTTGTGTCTGACACAGTCAGCCAATTGGTTTACTTCCAAGTATTGCATGTGCGttattttcttctttcttcaattTCTAAATAATGGCCAAAAAATCAGTGCTTAATTTTGTCACTATTATGTAGTCAATTCATCATGGTTGATATTTAGGTAATCTtggtttttttttattataagGTGAGGATATTATCGAACATGTACTTGTAGAAGTAGTTTACAAGTTGAGTTTATGGTCAAGACTCGATTAATATGTTCTTGTAATAGTAGTGTATGAATTTGCCTCATTTCTGTAAATTGAGTTTTAATTTATTGTGTACTGAATTTAGGGAATGTCCTATTGATTTGAAAGAAGCAATTTCAAGCATCTGTTTTGCTGCACCAAGATGTGCGGATTTGCCTGAGTTGATCCAGGTTCAAATGCTCTTTGCTGGAAAATACGGGAAAGAATTTGTAGTAGCTGCAACAGAGCTGATGCCAGAATGTGGCGTCAATCGACAGGTTTGGCATCTGTAACGATCGAACTAATTAGTCTCTTTTTCTTTTGTATTGGAAGTCGTACAAGTAACTCGATTACTTGGGACAAATCAGACTTGCATTTACACTATATCAGCATAGAGTATGACTAAGAGCAGCAGGGCTTGCAAGATTGTTCTTATATGACATTTCTTCTTCCTATGCTTTGTAGTTGATAGAATTGCTTTCTGTCCGTGCTCCTGCTCCTGATGTCAAGTTGAAGTTGTTGAAGGACATTGCAGAAGAACACGAATTAGATTGGGATCCAGCTGCCTCTGAAGCTGAATTGATAAAACCGCACGAAGATTTGTTGGTGAGTAATTGATGTTGCAATTCCACCAAATAGGAACCAAAAAAGGAAAATTTAACAATTATTCTTGTGCTATTGTTTCATGTTAATTTTTTTTCATTGTGCACTATCTTTTGGCAGAATGGTCCAACACAATTTGTGAGTGAAACTAAAGTTCCTTCTCCCAAAGAAAagaatgatgatgatgatgttgagGATTCTGCCTCTGAACAAGTCCCTTATTACGCATCTGACTCAGATGCAGGATTTGACACATCTGATTTCCCTGAAGTTCCAAAATCTTCACTTCGTCCAAGTACAGGGACTGGGACAGCCCCGGAGATGCTCCCTTTCCCAGCTTCTGCTTTGTCTGGCCTTGATACTGAATCACCAAACGAATCAGGCGATGAAGAATCTTATTCAGATAATTTAAAGGCAGAGCTTGAGGAAATGCTCCAGGAGAAATCAGAAAGCAAGGACGTTGAACCTCCTAATACTTCGGTTGGTGAAACCAAGCAGTTTCTGCCGTTCATATCCCCCCCGCCGCCATCCTCAACCTCTACTCCCCCACCACTGTCTTCCACATCTATTGAAAGAAAAAGCAACCCTCCTCCATCTGTTTCAAGGACCAACACTGACGTTGATGTGGATCTGCTAGATGTTTTGGCTGCAGCCCGGGCTGCTGCTTCTAGTGCTGAGCATGCTGCGGCTGCTGCTCGCTCAGCTGCGAGCCTAGCTGAATTTAGAATTAATGAACTTGTCAGCAAAAGAAATGTTGGTGGTTCTGATATTACAGGTGATAACATTTTTCATTCAGGTTCTGCACAATCGGATACAGTGAAGAGACAGACTCTTGATCATGAAAAATCATTCACAGATTTTAATGTTTCGAATTCTTTACACTCCCGTTTTGATCTTGGAGATCACCCCGAGTTAGAAACAACAACATATCCCGAATATGAAAATTCCGAGCTGAATTCGAACCCCTCCATTCCTGAGAACCTCTCCCCTGGTCAATACACGCCTCCACACCAGCCGAAAAGATTGGATTCTCTAGAAGATGAGTCGTATCTCTCATACCCCAACTTATTTAGCAGAGACCCAAATTCTGTATCTCGTGAGCCCTCATTCGATGACAAATTCGACTCTGCTGGGAAGCATTGAGTTGGGTTTTCAGTTGAGTTTTAAACACGCATGTTCTTCATTCTTGTCGGTATCAGTGTGAAGTTGTACCGGGTGTTCTATTATCTTCTATTTTATTATCTTCTATTGCGTATAGATTATTATAAAATCTGTATATTTATGTTTGTGTTTTTTTAATACCATACTTAAACAGTTAAACTTGAACCGGGTCTCTGTTCCTATGTAAACATTGAGATAATTAAAATAGGTTTTTTATGTAAATTGTTTTGGCTGTGCTTGTTTCTCTCTTCCCCTCTCTCTCCCTCACTGGGTTTCGCAACACAATTTCACCATTTCCATCGATCCTGACGTTAACAGATCCGGATGCTCCGTCCTTCGCCGCTGCCTTAATTAGAAATCCAATCAGCATCGGAGTCGTTTGAATCCAAATAAATCAGATCTGTCGCTCTTTTTCTCCGATCGGTTTCGGTGTCGGTTATATATCGGTTATCATGCCTTTTCAATAGTGATTCAAGCAAACACATTGATACACTTTCAAGAAGGCTTGGTAGAGATTTAAAATCCCCTCGCTAGTACGTGCTTCGTGTTTAAAAGATCTTGTTTAGTCACTGCTTAATTCTTTGTTGCTATATTTGTTTTGTTATTATCCTTTTCTATATGTGAATGTCTTGCATAATGTAATTATGCATGTTTATATTTGTGGATAGTGTTTTATCTTAACTATCGATTTAGTCTCTTATTATTTTGGTGATCAGAGTGATGTTTCTCGGTCGGAGGTTTGGGTGGTCGGTTTTCTACTGTTTCAAGAATTTAGTTGTggtctttctttttctttttttttgcaGAAATATAAATATTTCCATTGATAAAAATCAAGAATACAATCGGAGGGACATAGTTTCCTTCATTCATCAAAGTATATCATCTAAACAAAAAGCAAGCAAGTGCTCCCAGAAACTTAGACAATATTGCTTTAGTGTCCGATCAGATAACTCACAGCTATATCTCATTAAAACCCTTCAAGAGTAAAATCCAGTGGGAAAAAAACTCTGGAGGGGAAAAAGAGTACCCActaaaaatatattattcaaaATTAAGTATAAACTAGAGTATGATAGTTGCGCGGGTAATCTCGCATATATTCAACATTATCTTATAATCCGAGAACTTGGTTGATAACTGAGCTTTAAATATGATATGAGAATCTCCATTAAATCTCTTACCATCCTGAGAAGAAAATCAAAGAGACAaggaaaaatattaaaaaaaacgattattaaaattataaaacacaAATACAAATATATAATACATAATAATAACATAAAATCTAACCAAAATATTAGTTAAACACAAGCAATCCCAATAAATTGGCACAGAACCAGTCCAATAACTGGCACAAAACAAGCCCGATAAATTGACACAAAACAAGCCCGATAAATTGGCACAAAATAGGCTCAATAATTGCCACCAGATTTCATCTAAAAGGCCAAAATTATGCCCTCAAATAGGCCACCCATTAAAGCCTTCAATCAAGACACTCATTAAAATATCTAACAATTAATTAAATAGATTCTAGATTTGTAACTCCCTCTTTTAAGTAAATACCAAAATTACTCCAACAATTATGACATCAACAATTAAATTGAATAAACAACATCCGTCAAATTAATACACCCAAATACCCATCATCTTCTCCAACCTTCCACCACCAACAATCATGGCTACTTCTGGTGATATCATCGTCCGGCCTCCTACCGGTCAAATTTCGACAAGCTCGAAACACAAATTTTCTCCGGAGTTCTACTCACCATTGCCCGAACTATCAATCTACTCGACCCGTTTTTCCAAATTCTACCCGAAATACTCCGaattttaaatatcaaaatacaCTAAAATACTAAACATCTTCAACCTCTAGATATTATCATCTTCTTCAACCTTCTGCCACCTGCAGCCATGGCTGCCGCCGATCGTCACCGTCGTCCGGCTGCCGCCGACCATATTCCGGCAACCTCCCAAAACTCAATTTCTTTCTCGAAATACTACCTTCAATCCCCGATCTATCTTTTCGCCCTAGCCATTTTTCCAAAAACGAACCGTAAATAATTTTTCGGTCACTCTCTCTCCAcctctctctctccatctctctctcttCCTTGTCTCACAACATCACAGCACTGCCACCACCATCGTCGGTGGTGGCTTCACCTCTGCTGATGGGGTTTTCCAAATTATACTCATATACCTATTTCAAGTTGTAAATTTCCATAGAATTTGGGAGTATGTAAACTAGTTCTTGTAGTTGTGGTTTGTTTAAAAAGGTATTTTGTAGTGTTAAGTGATAGTACGTGAATTAGACGCATTAATATGGTGTGTCTGGTTTAAAAAGTTGGGTTTGGTGTCTAAAAATTATTACTCCTTGCAATTTCTGTTCTAAAAATTATCATAAGTTAATTTGATTAACCAGCATAATAGCTTGTACGAGGTACAGACCATTCTCTAATAACATCAAAATACTTGTTCACTGTCATTTTGGATGTGAGATGTTaaattcaaaaaaatcattttgtaataaaaaatttACGTTCTTAATCATGCAAAATGAATGTGGAAAAAGTAGGATGAAACCGAAAACTTAAAATTGCAACTATGCCATGACACACAATTACATTTATATATCTTTTAGCAAAAGAAAACAAATTGTAAAATGTAAAATTCTAAAGTATGGATGTATAATACATAATATCTTTTTATATTATAAGGAAAAATATCTCTTTGGGCGATTCATGATCCTTCTGTTTTTTCAACTTCGTATCTGAATCATTATTGACATCAATTTTTATAAGTGGTAAGCACTACAGGACACATGGGACAATGTATTTCTCAAAGTGTTGGATAACGAAATATATTTATGATTTCAACTTGGAATGCACAGAGTTTCAGaatgatatttttgatataatatcaagttattttatgatattttaagTGTGTTAAATATTCAACTGATCACTGAAACGGAGCTCATATATCATTTTTTTCACCGATCTTAATAAGTTATCATTTGTAGTCATTTAAGGTGGTCTAATTATTACTTTTTTagcttttaattttaaaaataagtgtaaatatatttaaaaattaaaaaagaaaagaaaaaaagtatcGCCATTAAAACTATATTCAAAGTTTTGCTCTTGGTTTTATCATGAAAATAGACAAAAAAAAGTtacttttattttttaaaaactttagtacgagttttgttagaaaataaaatatatattactTGATAATTTATTTGAAATGTAGTAAAAATATCACTCGAAACATCTTATACCCAATAATTATTTTGACTTtttagtgatgaaatattttgtAGTGTTTCGGGTTTTTTCTTTTTAGTCTTTTATGATTCTagttatgatataaattttaggTAAATGCAATATTTGAGTTAAAAATTTGGCGATACTAGTTGTATTTTGTGTAGGTCCAATTTTTATGGGTGTACGGTAATTGAAACCTTTTATATTTGGAATCGACAATGTCTTCGTCCAACTTCATTGATATCGTATTAAAGTGTTAGTACAAGATTGGTATATTCATGGTGACGACGTGCAGTTAACAATATATGTATGTCGCATTAGATATGTATTTGAAAATATGTTATAGTGATGATCGTGTTTGATATAAGTCGTACATGGATTGTTTTATAGTATAAGGATTAATATAACGTTATTTTAATCTTTGATGACTTTTATCCATGAATGATGTCAACCTTTCTCCATTTACTGATtcaataatattatttatttatttttcaaaattattttttataaatttgactCAATTGTCATAACTATTTGTtgtgatttatgaatttataaatCATTTTAGAATTTCTATGAAGTAATTCCATGACATTTGTCGTGATTAATCtgattatatttttataaatattatagaATGGATCCAATCAAATAATATAATttagtgtgtgtatatatattaattaactatttaaattaaatatatgttaTCAGTACTAAAttgggataaaatatatatattgaaCTACTCCCTTCGTCTCAATTTATCTGTCTTATTTGACTTTTGATGgtcaaattgactcaactttGACCGTAAACAAAAACTCATTCTTTCATTATTtcgaaaaattaaaatataaatattaaagtAAATTAAGCATACTTTctaattatataaattttataagtatTTTCGATATTATACTATGTGAAATTTTCGGTCaaagttgagtcaatttgaccgtaaaaagtcaaaaaagacagataaattgggacgaaGGGAGTATTAAATATATTCCATCGTAAATATATAATACTTGATTTCAATTTGATTAACCCTCGTCATGCAAAAAAAAAGTTCAGACCATCCAACAAATCCAAACCCAATAGTTATACATACTTACCCCCTCTATTCACCATTTCTCATCTTATGTACACACACAAAGTAtacatataatataatatgtGCCCTTTCCCAACCATGATTGGTTGGGGTCTATTTCGTAGCCAACCAAcccttccgcaatgattcattgcggaaggaCTCATGGCTTCCGCAATGAAACATTGAGGAAGTCCACGAggcttccgcaatgaatcattgcggaaggaTTGAAATTACCCTTTTGCCCTTAATACTttcgcaatgattcattgcggaagtcATTAACTGATAAACACAACTAGCGACTGTTAACAGTTTTCATTCGATTAAAACACTAAAAACACACACAGCCACACCGATTTCAGGCGATTTCAAGGTTATTTTCAGGCGATTCATTCTTCTTCTTCCTCCTCGATTTTCTGAGGTTTGTTTTTCTTTCcgtatacacacacacacaccgtatacacacacacacacacgagatgtatgtatatatacgaCTATAAATACATACACACAAGATTGTTCTTGATTATACACACACATGATGtacttgatttttttttaaatttgtttcgAATTATATGTTGACTTGATGATTATTAGTTCAAAttttgtattcttgatttttttggtgatttaattcgaatttagGTTTATTTAACAATTAGGGTTAGGATTAATTAGGAATAAAATGCATCATAAATTTTTATTTCGAATTAAATATTGATGTTATgcttttaattcgaattatatgttgatttgattctttttagttcgaattttatgttcttcattatttgtggtgatttaattcgaatttagGTTGAATTTTGGATTTTATAACAATTATGGTTAGGATTAATTAGgtcattttaattttttaattcaaataaaCTAGTTGAGAAATTAGTTTAGGTTTAATTTTGAGTTGTGAATTTCATTCGAATAATTAGGTTAATTATATACATATTAATTCGAGTTATTAGATTAAATTTAGGATTAATGATAGATGATTTGGGATAATTATGGGTGATCAGGCATGCTTTTAGTATTTAAATATATGAGTTAGGCATACTTGTTTATTTGGGCTAATTAGAATGACTAAATATGATTagaataattaattttaatttaaagtAATAATTTGAAATAAGCATTAGgacattttaattttttaatttgaaataaattagtTAAGAAATGAATTTAGGTTTAATTTTGAGTTGTGAATTTCATTCGAATAATTatgttaatatttaaaattaatgaTAAATGGTTTGGAATAGTTATGAATAATTATTAGgttaatttgaattaataatttCAATTAAGGATATTTCTTagtatttaaatatatatttgtttaaaTACTTGTTTAATTGGGGCTAATGAAAATGACTATATATGATTAGAATAATTAATTTGGATTTGAAATAAAGATATATTTAAAGATATCCTTGTTTACACTTATTTAATTGCAAATTACTTGTTTAATTGTTAATTAATTGTTCATAATCTATCCTTGTTTAATTACTTGTTTATTTGCAGTTATTTGTTTAGTTGCTTGTTATTCTGCCCTTATTTGTGCATTATAATATCAAACTGAAATAATTCTTGTTTTGAAAATTGCAGATAAAATGAATATGGAATGCGGGCCTATGGATCGATCATTGCTGACCATGCAGGATGATCACATTAGTACTCTTATATGGCATGGGGGTGAGAGGGAGACGCTCGATGTTAGACAGTTGACTGCTAACATGGGTAACTGGGTATTGGATGAGGAACAAATACATTTGCTTACAGGTTAGGGTTTCGGGGTGTTTGTTAACCCCTTGGTTGTTCCGCAGAATGATATTCGCTTGATCACTGCACTGGTGGAGAGGTGGAGGCCAGAGACTAACTCATTTCACTTCACATTCGGTGAGATGACCATTACGGTGGAGGATGTTTACATGATCTTGGGGCTGCCTATTACTGGTCGTGCTGTTACCCATACGGAGCTTGATAATCTGAAACCATATTGGCTGACCAACTGGGAGGATTTGAGGATGACTGAGAAGGAGAGGGCTGATATGTATGGTCGAGGTGGGGTGACTCTTCACAAGTTACGTACGAGATATGGTTCTAGGCCAGAGGGGGAGTAGAGTCCAGAGTTTCTTCACCAGGATCCTATAGTTTACACCCGGACATATCTTCTGTTTCTGATTGGAGGTATATTATTTCCTACCTCATCTCGGGATGTGGTGCACCCCCGATATCTACAACTTATACAGGACACTGATCATATTATCGATTATGCTTGGGGGCTGCTGTTCTGAGCTACTTGTATAGATGCTTGTCGAAGGATGTGCATAAGTCTTCAGGCAGTCTGAACGGGTGTGCTATGTTGCTGATGTTGTGGGCTTGGGAGAGGGTATTACCTGGCCGTCCGGAGATTGCACCGCGTACGAGGTTTGTGTTGCCGAGGGCTACAGCGTGGGCTAGACCGGTAGCTAACAGGAGGAGTAACCCTCACCATCACACAGGAGGTTATCGGGGA is a window of Apium graveolens cultivar Ventura chromosome 11, ASM990537v1, whole genome shotgun sequence DNA encoding:
- the LOC141697036 gene encoding uncharacterized protein LOC141697036, whose translation is MSMLDSFFNKGFKAPRCKTLLKLTIPRIKLLRNRREIQLKQMRRDIAKLLETGQEATARIRVEHIIREEKMMAAQEIIELFCELISVRLPIIESQRECPIDLKEAISSICFAAPRCADLPELIQVQMLFAGKYGKEFVVAATELMPECGVNRQLIELLSVRAPAPDVKLKLLKDIAEEHELDWDPAASEAELIKPHEDLLNGPTQFVSETKVPSPKEKNDDDDVEDSASEQVPYYASDSDAGFDTSDFPEVPKSSLRPSTGTGTAPEMLPFPASALSGLDTESPNESGDEESYSDNLKAELEEMLQEKSESKDVEPPNTSVGETKQFLPFISPPPPSSTSTPPPLSSTSIERKSNPPPSVSRTNTDVDVDLLDVLAAARAAASSAEHAAAAARSAASLAEFRINELVSKRNVGGSDITGDNIFHSGSAQSDTVKRQTLDHEKSFTDFNVSNSLHSRFDLGDHPELETTTYPEYENSELNSNPSIPENLSPGQYTPPHQPKRLDSLEDESYLSYPNLFSRDPNSVSREPSFDDKFDSAGKH